One genomic segment of Catalinimonas alkaloidigena includes these proteins:
- a CDS encoding glycosyltransferase, with translation MKVSIITVVYNNAATIATSIESVLNQNYEDIEYIVVDGQSTDGTQDIIQQYANDIQVFISEEDEGLYDALNKGMALASGDVIGILHADDIFYSKNSVAEVVKGFRDNKTDCIYGDLVYVERENTDAIIRNWKSGEYECSKFLNGWMPPHPTFYIRKTCYQQYGGYDTAFNCSADYEFMLRYLYKNKIEAGYVNKTLVKMRIGGISNSTLKGRLKANREDVLAWEKNNISPNPLLRIMKPLRKIGQINLPEVGFKWATYLALLIPFIALMSGLIDNMQNIASGIIVGLSSVFAWGIVGVSVPVVIKIAEIKHLMDQPNHRSSHVKPIPTLGGIAIFASILLSLTIWGGINELNHLQYVIGALTIIFFIGVKDDMLVISPKKKFIAQIIASMLIIHGLGIEVQSFYGVLGVNEISPWFGVPFTILTFILITNAYNLIDGIDGLASSLGMFTACFFGSWFLSAGFINEAILAFSLVGGLAAFIKFNFSKNNKIFLGDTGSLIIGTLSATMIFQFLKLNGEVINTPYYLENGPIVVMGVIGVPLFDVIRLFILRIIRGQSPFSPDRNHIHHLLIDLNFSHRNATIIIGILNVLMIATALFFFTMLDPTVSFLLLTLSFLFHIVLCHQLQFSSHRVVKLLFVKYIRLLNGKRVVKPSIRSSYSNSK, from the coding sequence TTGAAAGTCTCTATCATTACTGTCGTTTATAATAATGCAGCTACAATAGCTACTTCCATAGAGTCGGTTTTAAACCAGAACTATGAGGATATTGAATATATCGTGGTGGATGGCCAGTCTACAGATGGTACTCAGGATATAATACAGCAGTATGCCAATGACATACAAGTATTTATTTCAGAGGAAGATGAGGGCTTGTACGATGCGCTCAACAAAGGTATGGCTTTAGCCAGCGGAGATGTAATAGGAATATTGCATGCTGATGATATTTTTTATTCCAAAAACTCAGTCGCTGAGGTAGTGAAAGGATTTAGGGATAATAAGACAGATTGTATTTACGGAGACCTGGTATATGTGGAGAGAGAAAATACTGATGCCATCATTAGAAACTGGAAGTCTGGCGAATATGAATGTTCAAAATTTTTGAATGGGTGGATGCCTCCCCATCCTACATTCTATATAAGGAAGACCTGCTATCAACAATATGGGGGGTATGATACAGCTTTTAATTGCTCGGCTGATTATGAGTTTATGTTACGTTACCTGTACAAAAATAAAATAGAAGCCGGTTACGTAAATAAGACTTTAGTAAAAATGCGGATAGGGGGTATAAGTAATAGTACCCTTAAAGGAAGGTTAAAAGCTAATCGGGAAGATGTGCTGGCCTGGGAAAAAAATAATATAAGCCCCAATCCACTTCTTCGCATTATGAAGCCCCTAAGGAAAATAGGACAGATAAACCTTCCTGAAGTTGGGTTCAAGTGGGCTACCTATTTAGCATTATTAATACCCTTCATAGCTTTAATGAGCGGCTTGATTGACAATATGCAAAATATAGCCAGTGGAATAATTGTTGGTTTGTCTAGTGTTTTTGCCTGGGGTATAGTAGGGGTTTCTGTACCAGTAGTGATCAAGATAGCGGAAATTAAACATTTGATGGATCAACCTAATCATCGCAGTTCTCATGTCAAACCAATTCCTACCTTGGGAGGAATTGCTATTTTTGCTTCTATTTTGTTAAGCCTAACTATCTGGGGAGGGATCAACGAACTTAATCACCTTCAGTATGTAATAGGTGCCCTAACGATAATATTCTTCATTGGAGTGAAGGATGATATGTTGGTTATTTCTCCTAAAAAGAAATTTATAGCGCAAATTATTGCTTCTATGTTGATTATCCATGGGCTTGGCATTGAAGTGCAGAGCTTCTATGGTGTATTAGGAGTGAATGAAATTTCACCTTGGTTCGGAGTTCCTTTCACCATCTTAACCTTTATTTTGATTACCAATGCCTATAACCTGATAGATGGAATTGATGGATTGGCAAGTTCACTGGGCATGTTCACTGCCTGCTTTTTTGGAAGTTGGTTCCTTAGTGCTGGATTTATCAATGAAGCTATCCTGGCTTTTAGCCTTGTGGGCGGCTTAGCGGCATTTATTAAGTTCAATTTCTCCAAAAACAATAAAATTTTTCTCGGTGATACAGGTTCATTGATTATTGGTACATTGAGCGCGACCATGATTTTCCAGTTTCTCAAACTAAACGGAGAAGTAATCAATACGCCTTATTATTTAGAAAATGGACCAATAGTAGTAATGGGTGTGATAGGTGTCCCTCTGTTTGATGTAATACGCTTGTTTATTTTAAGAATTATTAGAGGGCAGTCTCCTTTCAGTCCGGACAGAAACCATATCCACCATCTGCTGATTGACTTAAACTTTAGTCATAGAAACGCGACTATCATCATTGGTATTTTGAATGTGTTGATGATCGCTACTGCCTTGTTTTTCTTTACTATGCTTGATCCTACTGTATCATTTCTACTTTTAACCTTGAGCTTTCTGTTTCACATAGTACTTTGTCACCAGCTTCAGTTTTCAAGTCATAGAGTAGTCAAATTGCTCTTTGTAAAATACATAAGGCTACTGAATGGAAAAAGAGTAGTGAAGCCTTCTATTAGGTCCTCTTATTCAAACTCAAAATAA
- a CDS encoding transposase: MDKAIISLFLPDGMLDYFEVTSVEKTEESYTISLAEKNQHPEEYAGENLISKGYFAEITVKDFPIRGKACYLKVKRRRWWNEDTGKVVFRNWELVAQGTRMTMEFASFLKALHRYHTGKL, from the coding sequence TTGGATAAAGCTATCATTTCTTTGTTTCTACCGGATGGGATGCTTGACTATTTTGAAGTTACTTCAGTAGAAAAGACAGAAGAGAGCTACACTATTAGTTTAGCAGAGAAGAACCAGCATCCGGAGGAATATGCAGGTGAGAACCTCATCTCCAAAGGCTATTTTGCAGAAATTACTGTAAAAGATTTTCCCATACGCGGTAAAGCCTGCTATCTGAAAGTAAAACGCAGAAGGTGGTGGAATGAAGATACAGGAAAGGTAGTTTTTAGAAACTGGGAATTGGTGGCTCAGGGCACGCGAATGACTATGGAATTCGCGTCTTTTTTAAAAGCATTGCATCGATACCACACCGGTAAGCTGTAA
- a CDS encoding ISAon1 family transposase: protein MGASMEQIVTKTFTKAVLVTDRFHVQKLAYEAVQEMRIAYRWEAIEQENQEMELSKEVGRTFVANRLENGDTPKQLLVRSRYLLFKDKSKWTSSQVHRAEILFKLYPQLEQAYELAQKLGHIYQNTKEKGVAFTRLARWYDQVEKAGFKSFNTVSRTIQQHYKTILNFFDRRSTNAAAESFNAKIKAFRSQFRGVRNISFFLYRLSKIYA from the coding sequence ATGGGGGCCAGTATGGAACAGATCGTGACTAAGACATTTACCAAAGCTGTTTTAGTCACCGATCGTTTTCATGTGCAAAAACTGGCTTATGAAGCAGTTCAGGAAATGAGGATAGCTTATCGCTGGGAAGCTATTGAGCAAGAGAACCAAGAAATGGAATTGAGCAAAGAAGTAGGCAGAACCTTCGTTGCCAACAGGTTAGAAAATGGTGATACTCCTAAACAACTACTGGTCAGGAGCAGGTACCTGCTCTTCAAGGACAAAAGCAAATGGACGTCTTCCCAAGTCCACAGGGCAGAAATCCTGTTCAAACTCTATCCACAGCTTGAGCAAGCTTATGAATTAGCTCAAAAGCTAGGACATATATACCAAAACACTAAAGAGAAAGGTGTCGCTTTCACCAGACTGGCCAGATGGTATGATCAGGTAGAAAAAGCTGGCTTTAAATCTTTCAATACAGTCTCTAGAACCATTCAGCAACACTATAAAACTATCTTAAACTTCTTTGATAGAAGAAGTACTAATGCTGCTGCTGAATCTTTCAATGCCAAAATCAAAGCTTTCAGGTCACAGTTCAGAGGGGTGAGAAACATTAGCTTCTTCCTCTACAGACTTTCCAAAATCTATGCTTAG
- a CDS encoding C40 family peptidase, with amino-acid sequence MIVPNIKILRSNYGYLAAILSISLLTACASNKKVAENRRSKPTYHKRERSQPRTDNYRSNVPNATTAPVEKVIATARSFTGVPYRWGGTTRAGMDCSGLLMTCFQAADLNLPRTTSEQVKVGKGVRLYDLQPGDLVFFAAKKSNPNKVTHVGMVTEVRDKHDVRFIHASTKLGVVENNIYTDYYRRIFIKARRPF; translated from the coding sequence ATGATTGTACCCAACATCAAGATCTTACGCTCTAACTATGGTTATCTCGCCGCAATTCTGAGTATTTCATTACTGACAGCTTGTGCGAGCAATAAAAAAGTAGCAGAAAACAGAAGGAGCAAGCCAACCTATCATAAAAGGGAAAGGTCTCAACCTAGAACTGACAACTACAGAAGTAACGTTCCTAATGCAACTACTGCTCCTGTTGAGAAAGTGATTGCAACTGCGCGTTCTTTTACCGGAGTTCCATATCGCTGGGGAGGTACTACCCGGGCCGGCATGGATTGTTCCGGCTTACTGATGACTTGTTTTCAAGCAGCTGATCTTAATTTACCCAGAACTACTTCCGAACAAGTTAAGGTGGGAAAAGGGGTAAGACTGTATGATTTACAGCCAGGTGATTTAGTGTTTTTCGCTGCAAAAAAGAGCAACCCCAATAAAGTAACCCATGTCGGCATGGTAACCGAAGTAAGAGATAAGCATGATGTACGCTTTATTCACGCTTCTACTAAGCTTGGCGTGGTAGAAAATAATATTTATACTGATTATTATAGAAGAATCTTTATCAAAGCGCGAAGGCCGTTTTGA
- a CDS encoding transposase: MSDYRHWDQLEHAEDYVVFPENVGEYITIDETAVSQGELYTVITNKAARGNKGCLIAMIKGTNSERVKSILLRKIPLEKRRLVKEVTLDMAAIPWGPVWNRS, translated from the coding sequence TTGAGTGACTACAGGCATTGGGATCAGTTAGAGCATGCCGAGGATTATGTTGTTTTTCCTGAGAATGTTGGTGAATATATCACTATTGATGAAACAGCAGTTTCACAGGGTGAACTTTACACAGTGATCACCAACAAAGCGGCCAGGGGGAATAAAGGCTGCCTTATTGCAATGATCAAGGGTACTAACAGTGAACGAGTAAAGTCTATCCTGCTTAGAAAGATCCCATTAGAAAAAAGGAGGCTGGTCAAAGAAGTCACCTTAGACATGGCGGCCATTCCATGGGGGCCAGTATGGAACAGATCGTGA